GCGACCAGAAGTGCGGCGGCGTCCACAGAAAGATCAGCGCGAAGAGTCCGAGCGCCGGGCCGCCGATCGCGTGCGTTACGGCGGCCCATCCGACCAGTGGCGGCACCGATCCGGCCGCGCCCCCGATGACGATGTTGAGCGGCGTGATGCGCTTGAGCCACATCGTGTAGATGCCGACGTAGTACGCGTTGCCGGCCAGCGAAAGCCATGCCGCAAGCGGATTGACCAAGACGTAGAGCATCGCAAACCCGAGCGCGCCGGCGAGCAGTGCGTAGATCACGGCATCGCGGCGCGACACTCGTCCTTGCGGGATCGGGCGCAGACGCGTGCGCTGCATGATGGCGTCGATGTCGGCATCGTAGGCGCAGTTGAGAGCACCGGCCGAAGCGGCCGAAAGCGCGCCGCCGAGCAGGGTCCAAAGAATCAGCCACAAC
The sequence above is drawn from the Candidatus Baltobacteraceae bacterium genome and encodes:
- a CDS encoding heme o synthase, coding for MIARIADYYELSKPRIIVLLLVTTLAAMIMAARGVPSLWLILWTLLGGALSAASAGALNCAYDADIDAIMQRTRLRPIPQGRVSRRDAVIYALLAGALGFAMLYVLVNPLAAWLSLAGNAYYVGIYTMWLKRITPLNIVIGGAAGSVPPLVGWAAVTHAIGGPALGLFALIFLWTPPHFWSLSLMTELDYEKARIPMFPNVYGEDRTKREIVYYSIILVLASLALYPLHVMGALYFGAAAVLGGIFLLEAWRTWRERDGKVYARQLFRYSLVYLALMCAVMVIDRIIIS